One window of Medicago truncatula cultivar Jemalong A17 chromosome 2, MtrunA17r5.0-ANR, whole genome shotgun sequence genomic DNA carries:
- the LOC11412031 gene encoding mitochondrial import inner membrane translocase subunit TIM44-2 — MASRKLLRDFLLSHRSLILPQQQGVKTIRRYGVFNEFSNKVKDETVKNPEFQKSVKELKEKAEELKGVKEGLKEKTKQTTEQLYKQFDGVWKEAEAAAKKVSHNVKEKISAATEEVKAGIGKQDSSGSTDSSTKQDADAKQGRQTSPEEEKNQESASGNASESLFGKFKSTFSSPKVSTSFQKLKDAKIVDMTKKGYDILKEELSGNTPKRQPVHSTPSGETSTKTDLVVMPSNQSWWSKKFDEIRDKVKSHPASKRFFKYTDPVKTKSQEMVDDLRDRIETSDNPIINKIQDINDTIFQETDAALAHKEIHRRDPKFSLPEFVAEVQEAIKPVLNAYIKGDVETLKKYCSPQLIERCKAEHGAYKSHGIFFDNKILHVSDADVREAKMLESSPVIIVVFQTQQIYCVRDRNGEITEGGKDTIHTVFYLWALQQMEDGDHGEDAIYYTWKLREMQQQGIQALI, encoded by the exons ATGGCTTCAAGAAAGCTTCTTCGTGATTTCTTACTTTCACATCGATCTCTTATTCTTCCTCAACAACAA GGTGTGAAGACGATACGTAGATACGGTGTGTTCAATGAGTTCTCTAACAAAGTTAAAGATGAAACTGTTAA AAACCCAGAATTCCAAAAGTCTGTGAAGGAACTGAAGGAAAAAGCAGAAGAACTTAAAGGGGTAAAAGAAGGTCTGAAAGAAAA AACAAAGCAGACAACTGAGCAGCTGTACAAGCAATTTGATGGCGTGTGGAAAGAAGCTGAAGCTGCTGCAAAGAAG GTTTCTCACAATGTTAAAGAGAAAATTTCAGCTGCAACTGAGGAG GTGAAAGCTGGGATAGGAAAGCAGGACTCTTCAGGATCAACagattcttcaacaaaacagGATGCGGATGCAAAGCAAGGAAGACAGACATCACCCGAGGAAGAGAAAAACCAGGAATCTGCTTCTGGCAATGCTTCAGAGTCATTGTTTGGAAAATTTAAGTCAACCTTTTCGTCACCAAAAGTTTCTACTTCCTTCCAAAAATTAAAGGATGCAAAAATTGTGGACATGACCAAGAAAGGTTATGACATACTAAAGGAGGAACTAAGTGGCAACACACCTAAGAGACAGCCTGTTCATTCCACTCCTAGCGGCGAAACAAGTACAAAAACTGATCTTGTTGTTATGCCCTCTAACCAATCTTGGTGGAGTAAGAAGTTTGATGAGATCAGGGATAAG GTGAAAAGCCATCCTGCATCCAAGCGTTTCTTTAAATATACTGACCCAGTGAAGACAAAGAGCCAGGAG ATGGTAGATGACTTGCGGGATAGAATTGAAACAAGTGACAACCCCATTATTAACAAAATACAGGA CATCAATGATACCATATTTCAAGAGACAGATGCTGCACTTGCACATAAGGAAATACATCGACGGGATCC TAAATTTTCCTTACCAGAATTTGTGGCAGAAGTGCAGGAGGCAATAAAACCAGTGCTTAATGCTTACATCAAG GGAGATGTTGAAACACTGAAGAAGTACTGCTCGCCTCAGCTGATTGAACGCTGTAAAGCAGAGCATGGTGCTTATAAAAGCCATGGTATCTTCTTTGATAACAAG ATCCTGCATGTATCCGACGCGGATGTAAGAGAAGCCAAGATGTTGGAATCATCTCCGGTCATTATTGTAGTG TTTCAAACACAGCAAATCTATTGTGTACGTGATAGGAATGGGGAAATTACAGAAGGAGGCAAG gATACAATCCACACAGTATTTTATCTATGGGCTTTACAACAAATGGAAGATGGAGATCACGGAGAGGATGCTATTTACTATACGTGGAAATTGAGAGAGATGCAGCAGCAAGGCATACAAGCTCTCATTTAG